In one Pelagibaculum spongiae genomic region, the following are encoded:
- a CDS encoding (Fe-S)-binding protein → MTNLSKNDLDRAANRLSYSTAKKVYLYSSCLVDMFDPQAGISAVKLFERAGIEVIFPMGQSCCGQPPLNSGHADEAKTIAKSQLELLKNPWPVVVMAGSCAATMLHEYPELLKYEPEWKNLAENVSGRLFEFTEFVAGQLDLSIIDVGASVKIALHTSCSARRKLNSLQQGRDLLAKLSNVELVIHDREYECCGFGGTFAIKHGDVSAAMVHDKAISLLDAGIERVVSPDPGCLLNIGGHLEHLHKKENKPLLKVQHVASFLWERISGEQA, encoded by the coding sequence TTGACCAACCTGTCGAAAAATGATCTGGACCGAGCTGCCAATCGGTTGAGTTACTCCACGGCTAAAAAAGTTTATCTCTATTCAAGTTGTCTGGTCGATATGTTTGACCCGCAAGCCGGTATTTCAGCGGTAAAATTATTTGAACGTGCCGGAATAGAAGTGATTTTTCCCATGGGACAAAGTTGCTGCGGCCAGCCGCCGTTAAATTCTGGCCATGCCGATGAAGCAAAAACCATTGCTAAGAGCCAATTGGAATTATTAAAAAATCCTTGGCCGGTTGTTGTTATGGCTGGCTCTTGTGCCGCTACTATGTTGCATGAGTATCCTGAATTATTAAAATATGAACCTGAATGGAAAAATTTAGCGGAAAATGTATCGGGCAGATTATTTGAATTTACTGAATTTGTGGCGGGCCAGCTTGATTTATCAATCATCGATGTTGGCGCGTCTGTAAAAATTGCATTGCACACATCTTGCAGCGCTCGCCGAAAGCTTAATTCTTTGCAACAAGGGCGTGATTTACTGGCTAAATTATCAAACGTTGAACTAGTGATTCATGATCGTGAATATGAATGTTGTGGCTTTGGTGGAACCTTTGCAATAAAGCATGGAGATGTCTCTGCAGCGATGGTTCACGATAAAGCAATTAGCTTGTTGGATGCCGGAATTGAAAGGGTTGTTAGTCCAGACCCCGGCTGTTTGCTGAATATTGGCGGGCACTTAGAGCACTTACATAAAAAGGAAAATAAACCTTTGCTAAAAGTGCAGCATGTCGCCAGTTTTCTCTGGGAACGTATTAGTGGTGAGCAAGCATAG
- a CDS encoding LutB/LldF family L-lactate oxidation iron-sulfur protein, with protein MSNSQKYTPNTSATSHIPVRQNDFNHQAHDALNDGQLRTNFRRAMDGLIAKRTAQFPDSDDLEARRLHAEAIRQRCLNKLPQLLEQLESNLKANGIKVHWAETAEQACEIIYGISECHQAKSMIKGKSMVSEEIELNHFMAERGIDCLESDMGEYIVQLAEEKPSHIIMPAIHKNAVEVAKLFEDKIPDHSYTEDIDELIQTGRRELRKAFFNADIGLSGVNFMVAETGTLCLVENEGNGRMSTHVPPVHVAVTGIEKVVEFLSDVPPLYHLLTRSATGQPITTYFNMISGPRGENEKDGPKEVHLVLLDNGRSQAYADAQMRKTLQCIRCGACMNHCPVYSRIGGHAYKTVYPGPIGKIISPHMMGLEQTKDLPSASTLCGACGDVCPVKIPIPSLLQRLRIELKRVVSSNDPQQVNMKGAGAGYNAIEARVWKIFSWIYSSRYRYKMLSWMASRFGKLLPNIGPVAVWSKVRSKPVPANKTLHQLMEQRSRQASGQSNGSDK; from the coding sequence ATGAGTAACTCACAAAAATACACGCCAAACACTTCTGCCACTAGCCATATTCCAGTAAGGCAAAATGATTTTAATCACCAAGCGCATGATGCACTTAATGATGGCCAGCTAAGAACTAATTTCCGCCGTGCAATGGATGGTCTAATTGCCAAGCGCACTGCACAATTTCCCGATAGCGATGATTTGGAAGCCAGAAGGCTGCATGCCGAAGCTATTCGCCAACGCTGTTTAAATAAATTGCCACAATTATTAGAACAGTTAGAAAGTAATCTCAAAGCTAATGGCATTAAGGTGCACTGGGCTGAAACTGCTGAGCAGGCTTGTGAAATAATTTATGGTATTTCTGAGTGTCATCAAGCTAAGAGTATGATCAAGGGTAAATCCATGGTCAGTGAAGAAATCGAACTGAATCACTTTATGGCTGAAAGAGGTATTGACTGCTTAGAATCAGATATGGGCGAATATATTGTCCAGCTGGCTGAAGAAAAGCCTTCGCACATAATTATGCCAGCTATTCATAAAAATGCAGTCGAAGTGGCTAAATTATTTGAAGATAAAATTCCTGATCACTCATACACCGAAGATATCGATGAATTAATTCAAACGGGACGCCGTGAATTAAGAAAAGCATTTTTTAATGCTGACATTGGTTTGTCTGGCGTTAACTTTATGGTGGCGGAGACTGGCACCTTATGTTTGGTTGAAAATGAAGGTAATGGCCGAATGAGCACCCATGTGCCGCCAGTGCATGTTGCAGTGACCGGTATAGAAAAGGTGGTGGAATTTTTGTCCGATGTGCCACCGCTCTATCATTTGCTAACTCGTTCAGCGACCGGTCAACCGATAACTACTTATTTCAACATGATCTCCGGACCACGGGGAGAAAATGAAAAAGATGGGCCAAAGGAAGTGCATTTGGTCTTGTTAGATAATGGACGTAGCCAAGCTTATGCCGATGCACAGATGCGTAAAACGCTACAGTGTATTCGCTGTGGGGCTTGTATGAACCACTGCCCGGTATATAGCAGAATCGGCGGCCATGCCTATAAAACAGTCTACCCAGGGCCAATCGGAAAAATCATTTCTCCTCATATGATGGGACTAGAGCAAACTAAAGATTTACCTTCAGCATCGACATTATGCGGTGCATGCGGTGATGTCTGCCCGGTTAAAATTCCGATTCCATCATTGTTACAACGATTGCGGATTGAATTAAAAAGAGTGGTCAGTAGTAATGATCCACAACAGGTTAATATGAAAGGTGCTGGTGCTGGATACAATGCGATAGAAGCTAGAGTTTGGAAAATTTTTAGTTGGATTTACTCCAGCCGATATCGGTATAAAATGCTGTCGTGGATGGCCAGTCGTTTTGGTAAATTATTACCCAATATCGGGCCGGTTGCGGTTTGGAGTAAAGTTCGCAGCAAACCAGTGCCAGCCAATAAAACGCTACATCAGCTGATGGAACAACGATCTCGACAAGCATCTGGTCAGTCGAACGGGAGTGATAAGTAA
- a CDS encoding FAD-binding and (Fe-S)-binding domain-containing protein — translation MMKHPSSADKKYRDYLAAAETFIDQQRITSDPLKTLAYGTDASFYRLIPQAVIKVDNEQEITRLLGLSRQLNVPVTFRAAGTSLSGQAITDSILITLNNSWKSRKVESDGMVINLQPGVIGADANAALVPWGRKIGPDPASINTCKIGGIAANNASGMCCGTAQNSYHTVAGMRLILADGALLDTRCPDSVAKFKNTHAELLNGLTDLAQQTCINQSLADKIRHKFRLKNTTGYSLNALVDYQDPLDILQHLMIGSEGTLGFISEISYHTVVEHPHKASTLVVFDNTDSACRAVSALKTEPVDSVEMMDRKALASVDGKPGMPDFISNLNEQANSLLIETRAATENELNQQIARINDVLKDFNKAAEVSFTADPAEFGKLWAIRKGLFPAVGGVREVGTTVIIEDIAFPVPQLAEAVIELQQLFIDFEYHNAIIFGHALEGNLHFVFTQGFETQQEIDRYGKFMDAVAHLVVNGYGGSLKAEHGTGRNMAPYVEMEWGSQAYNLMRQLKALLDPHNILNPGVILTDDPQSHLKNLKALPAADVSIDMCIECGFCEPVCPSRDITLTPRQRAALWREISRADRDDDKARVKELEQSWLYNGLDTCAACGMCQTRCPVGINIADLTRKLRGQRNSGTTDSIASIAANNYGSAMKIAGAGLSAAKATGAIIGNQRLKRITEKGHKMFSAMPVWPATSPGSASYSLSNSLNNGEPIVFFPSCASRTFGNAKGQQSQIDVIRQLLERAGYQLIIPKKLGDLCCGMPFESKGFAVQAQSKATQLRNALELASNNGQYPVLCDTSPCVVRGKAEIEASNSKMTLLDPVEFCLEHLLPRLTIRRKVHRLAVHATCSVRKQGLTTTLEKLASHCADELIIPEGIECCGFAGDRGFTQPELNASSLENLSKQIDGCEQGVSTSRTCEIGLTEHGGIDYRSIFHLLDECSREIPKPL, via the coding sequence ATGATGAAGCACCCTAGTTCAGCTGATAAGAAGTACCGCGACTATCTTGCAGCCGCTGAGACATTTATTGATCAACAACGAATCACCTCGGATCCGCTGAAAACCCTCGCTTATGGAACAGATGCCAGTTTTTATCGACTGATTCCGCAAGCAGTGATCAAAGTTGATAATGAGCAGGAGATCACTCGTTTACTGGGTTTGTCTCGCCAATTGAATGTGCCGGTGACCTTCCGTGCGGCAGGTACATCATTATCTGGCCAAGCCATTACCGATTCTATTTTGATCACCTTAAACAACAGCTGGAAAAGCCGCAAGGTTGAATCTGATGGTATGGTGATTAACCTGCAACCGGGCGTTATTGGTGCTGATGCCAATGCAGCGCTAGTGCCTTGGGGCAGAAAAATCGGTCCTGATCCAGCATCAATTAACACCTGTAAAATTGGTGGTATTGCTGCCAACAACGCTAGCGGTATGTGCTGTGGTACGGCGCAAAACTCCTACCATACCGTCGCCGGAATGCGACTGATTTTAGCTGACGGCGCATTACTCGACACCCGCTGCCCTGACAGCGTAGCCAAATTTAAAAACACCCACGCTGAGTTATTAAACGGCTTAACCGATCTAGCACAGCAAACCTGTATTAATCAGTCTTTAGCAGATAAAATTCGTCATAAATTCCGCTTGAAAAATACCACTGGTTATAGCTTGAATGCTTTGGTCGATTATCAAGATCCGCTGGATATTTTGCAGCACCTGATGATTGGCTCTGAAGGTACTTTGGGTTTTATTTCTGAAATCAGTTACCACACAGTGGTTGAGCATCCACATAAAGCTTCGACTCTGGTGGTTTTTGATAACACTGATAGTGCTTGCCGTGCAGTTTCTGCTTTAAAAACAGAACCAGTCGATTCAGTTGAAATGATGGATCGTAAAGCATTAGCTTCTGTTGATGGCAAACCCGGCATGCCAGATTTTATTTCCAACCTTAATGAACAAGCCAATTCACTATTAATCGAAACACGTGCTGCAACTGAAAACGAGCTCAACCAGCAAATTGCTCGCATTAATGACGTGTTAAAAGATTTTAATAAAGCGGCCGAAGTTTCATTTACCGCTGACCCAGCCGAATTCGGTAAATTATGGGCGATTCGTAAAGGTTTATTCCCGGCTGTCGGTGGTGTTCGCGAAGTTGGCACCACGGTTATTATTGAAGACATCGCCTTCCCAGTGCCACAACTGGCAGAAGCAGTGATTGAATTGCAGCAGCTGTTTATCGATTTCGAGTATCACAATGCAATTATTTTCGGCCATGCATTGGAAGGAAATTTGCACTTTGTGTTCACCCAAGGTTTTGAGACGCAACAAGAAATCGATCGCTACGGCAAATTCATGGATGCAGTTGCGCATCTTGTAGTTAACGGTTACGGCGGCTCGTTGAAAGCTGAGCACGGCACCGGACGCAATATGGCACCTTACGTTGAAATGGAATGGGGCAGCCAAGCTTATAATTTAATGCGTCAGCTTAAAGCGTTGCTCGATCCACACAACATTCTCAACCCGGGTGTCATCTTGACCGACGACCCCCAATCACATCTGAAGAATCTTAAGGCATTGCCAGCAGCTGACGTCAGCATCGATATGTGTATCGAATGTGGCTTCTGCGAGCCAGTGTGCCCATCACGAGATATCACTCTAACACCTCGCCAACGTGCTGCACTTTGGAGAGAGATCAGCCGTGCCGATCGTGATGATGACAAAGCACGTGTTAAAGAGTTGGAGCAAAGCTGGTTGTATAACGGACTCGACACCTGCGCCGCCTGCGGCATGTGCCAAACCCGCTGCCCAGTTGGGATTAATATTGCTGACCTGACCCGTAAATTACGCGGCCAGCGCAACAGTGGTACAACCGATAGTATCGCCAGCATCGCAGCTAATAATTACGGCAGCGCTATGAAAATAGCCGGCGCTGGTTTGAGTGCAGCCAAGGCAACTGGGGCAATCATCGGTAATCAGCGCTTAAAACGGATCACCGAAAAAGGCCATAAAATGTTCTCGGCGATGCCTGTTTGGCCTGCAACCTCTCCTGGATCTGCCAGCTATAGCCTGTCTAATAGCTTAAACAACGGTGAGCCAATTGTATTTTTCCCCAGCTGTGCCAGCCGTACTTTTGGCAATGCTAAGGGTCAACAAAGCCAGATAGATGTCATTCGCCAATTATTAGAGCGTGCCGGCTACCAACTGATCATTCCAAAGAAACTAGGTGATTTGTGTTGCGGCATGCCATTTGAAAGCAAAGGCTTTGCTGTTCAAGCGCAAAGCAAAGCTACGCAACTGCGAAATGCTCTAGAGCTCGCGTCAAACAATGGTCAGTACCCGGTGTTATGCGATACCAGCCCGTGTGTGGTTCGTGGTAAGGCTGAAATTGAAGCATCGAATAGCAAGATGACATTGTTAGACCCTGTTGAATTTTGCCTAGAGCATCTACTGCCTCGATTAACCATTCGGCGTAAGGTTCACCGCCTAGCTGTGCACGCGACTTGTAGCGTTCGCAAACAAGGTTTAACCACAACGCTAGAAAAACTAGCGAGCCACTGTGCTGATGAATTAATCATTCCCGAAGGTATAGAATGTTGCGGTTTCGCCGGTGATCGCGGTTTTACTCAACCAGAACTTAATGCTTCTTCACTGGAAAATTTATCGAAGCAAATTGATGGTTGTGAGCAAGGTGTTTCTACTAGCCGAACCTGTGAAATTGGCTTAACAGAACACGGCGGTATAGATTATCGCTCGATCTTCCATTTATTGGATGAATGTAGCCGCGAGATACCCAAGCCACTTTAA
- a CDS encoding LutC/YkgG family protein, producing MNARQSILDKLYQTRDLADFIPTKAEAPKLPTWNDQQKLEKFTQMISAVNGEVHSCEKNNWPHKLLEIAQQNKLGNLLHAPQTEWGAVLAAYFQATEHQLELLEYPQSIDEEGFKEKLFFSIDAAFTGSIGAIAETGTLIVWPNQHEPRLMSLVPPVHFCILEKEKIWNTFAELIENAGWQKGLPNNALLISGPSKTADIEQTLAYGAHGPSQLIVLVV from the coding sequence ATGAATGCACGTCAGTCTATTTTAGATAAATTATATCAAACCCGTGATTTAGCTGATTTCATTCCAACCAAAGCAGAAGCTCCAAAATTGCCAACCTGGAATGATCAACAAAAACTAGAAAAATTCACACAAATGATTTCAGCCGTTAACGGTGAAGTTCATTCTTGTGAAAAAAACAACTGGCCACATAAGTTATTAGAAATAGCGCAACAGAACAAACTGGGTAACCTGCTACATGCGCCACAAACTGAATGGGGTGCCGTGCTAGCTGCTTATTTCCAGGCTACTGAGCATCAACTTGAGTTGCTAGAATATCCACAATCTATTGATGAAGAAGGTTTTAAAGAAAAGCTATTTTTCAGTATTGATGCGGCTTTTACAGGCAGTATTGGAGCAATTGCTGAAACCGGTACTTTAATTGTTTGGCCGAACCAGCATGAGCCCCGCTTAATGTCTTTAGTGCCGCCGGTACATTTTTGTATTCTTGAAAAAGAAAAAATATGGAATACCTTTGCAGAACTGATCGAAAATGCTGGGTGGCAAAAAGGATTACCCAATAATGCATTGTTAATTAGCGGGCCTTCTAAAACTGCTGATATTGAACAAACTTTGGCTTATGGTGCCCACGGGCCAAGTCAGCTGATTGTTTTGGTGGTGTGA
- a CDS encoding sugar O-acetyltransferase, with protein MLSGKNYNCLDEQLSQLRLQCQKKMQLFNLVDITDSAMVKQNMRELVPNMAKNALINQPFYCSYGIHLLIGEESFINFNCTILDNAWVTIGSRCMLGPNVQIYTAAHDLDSELRAQGIEKALPVTIEDDVWIGGGAIILPGVKIGKRSVIGAGAVITKDIPADSRAVGNPAQVILQK; from the coding sequence ATGCTGTCAGGTAAAAATTATAACTGTCTCGATGAGCAATTAAGCCAGTTACGCCTGCAATGCCAGAAAAAGATGCAGTTATTTAACTTGGTCGATATTACTGATTCTGCAATGGTCAAACAAAATATGCGGGAATTAGTACCAAACATGGCAAAAAATGCATTAATCAATCAGCCATTTTACTGTAGCTATGGAATTCATCTCTTGATAGGAGAAGAGAGCTTTATCAATTTCAACTGTACTATTTTAGATAATGCATGGGTCACTATTGGCTCTCGGTGTATGTTAGGGCCCAATGTACAAATTTATACTGCGGCACATGACCTCGACTCTGAATTACGAGCACAAGGGATAGAAAAAGCGTTACCTGTAACAATAGAAGATGATGTTTGGATTGGTGGTGGAGCAATCATCCTGCCAGGCGTTAAGATTGGCAAACGCTCAGTTATTGGAGCGGGTGCAGTGATCACCAAAGATATTCCTGCTGACAGTCGGGCTGTTGGTAATCCAGCTCAAGTGATTTTACAGAAATAG
- the rsgA gene encoding ribosome small subunit-dependent GTPase A, whose product MHDFSKLSQLGWRTHFQQQLSLQELETQQAYRVIAQHRSGYQLAGVSGEYHLAIGHSMPLITVGDWLLLNNDMSFYRLLKRTSLFSRKAPGSKLDTQLIAANVDTAFIVCSLNYDFNLGRIERYLSLVNQANVEPVLVLSKLDVCTDPDIYIDQLKQLNSNLIIEQVNGLDASSTSVLQPWCKDGQTVVFIGSSGVGKSTLANTLANSETFATGGIREDDSKGRHTTTSRALKQIALGGLLLDTPGMRELQLTDCEHGVSSTFDDIQKLEQQCRFNNCQHQNQPGCAVTAAIEAGELEPRRLLNYQKLLREQANNTASLAEKRAHFKSQTKMYRNIQTESRKRKKNN is encoded by the coding sequence ATGCACGACTTTTCTAAACTGAGCCAACTTGGCTGGCGTACCCATTTTCAGCAGCAACTTTCTTTACAAGAGCTGGAAACACAGCAGGCATATCGAGTTATTGCACAACATCGATCAGGTTATCAACTTGCAGGTGTATCAGGCGAGTATCATCTCGCTATTGGCCATTCAATGCCGCTGATTACAGTGGGTGACTGGCTGCTACTGAATAATGATATGAGTTTTTATCGGTTGCTTAAACGCACATCTCTTTTCAGCAGAAAAGCACCGGGTAGCAAATTGGACACCCAGCTAATTGCTGCCAATGTTGATACTGCTTTCATCGTTTGTTCATTGAACTACGACTTTAACTTGGGTCGTATTGAACGTTATTTATCTTTGGTGAATCAGGCAAATGTCGAACCTGTTCTGGTACTGAGCAAGCTTGATGTATGTACTGATCCAGATATTTATATCGATCAATTAAAGCAACTAAATTCCAATTTGATTATTGAGCAGGTCAACGGACTTGATGCTTCATCTACAAGTGTTTTACAGCCGTGGTGCAAAGATGGACAAACCGTAGTTTTTATCGGTTCATCAGGCGTGGGGAAATCAACCTTAGCCAATACCCTGGCCAACTCAGAGACATTTGCAACGGGTGGTATCCGAGAAGATGATAGTAAAGGAAGACACACTACAACTTCTCGAGCACTCAAGCAGATAGCTTTGGGTGGCTTGCTGCTTGATACCCCTGGAATGCGTGAACTGCAACTAACCGACTGCGAGCACGGCGTTTCATCGACATTTGATGATATTCAAAAGTTGGAGCAACAATGCCGATTTAACAACTGTCAGCACCAGAACCAACCTGGCTGCGCTGTTACTGCTGCAATAGAAGCCGGCGAACTAGAACCTAGACGATTACTCAATTACCAAAAGCTGCTTCGAGAGCAGGCCAACAATACCGCCAGCCTAGCCGAAAAACGCGCACATTTTAAAAGTCAGACCAAAATGTATCGCAATATTCAGACAGAAAGCCGAAAACGAAAGAAAAATAACTAA
- a CDS encoding pseudouridine-5'-phosphate glycosidase, with protein sequence MNPYLDIHPDVKAALQANKPVVALESTIISHGMPYPDNVATALKVEETIRENGAVPATIAIINGRIKVGLTHAEIEHLGKTGLGIIKTSRRDLPIILSKKMDGATTVATTMIAAAMAGIKIFATGGIGGVHRGAETSFDISADLQELAKTDVAVICAGCKSILDIGLTLEYLETNGVPVIGHGVKQMPAFYNRESNFEVDHQLDSSQEIAAALKAKWDADLKGGVVIANPIPHEHSMPRDVIDAAIEQALKELDEQGVKGKQSTPFLLSRVKELTGGDSLKSNIELVMNNARLASKIAADYCKL encoded by the coding sequence ATGAACCCATATCTCGATATTCACCCCGACGTTAAAGCAGCACTACAAGCCAATAAACCTGTTGTAGCTCTAGAGTCTACGATTATTTCTCACGGAATGCCGTATCCAGATAATGTGGCGACCGCGTTGAAAGTTGAAGAAACCATCAGAGAAAATGGCGCAGTACCTGCAACTATTGCAATTATTAATGGTCGGATAAAAGTCGGTCTAACTCACGCCGAAATTGAGCACCTTGGAAAAACCGGTTTAGGTATTATCAAAACAAGTCGTCGCGATTTACCGATTATTCTTTCTAAAAAAATGGATGGTGCAACTACCGTTGCAACTACAATGATTGCCGCAGCTATGGCAGGCATTAAAATTTTTGCAACGGGTGGTATTGGTGGTGTTCACCGTGGCGCAGAAACATCGTTTGATATTTCTGCTGATTTACAAGAGCTTGCAAAAACCGATGTAGCCGTTATTTGCGCGGGCTGTAAATCAATTCTCGATATTGGTCTGACTTTAGAATACCTCGAAACCAATGGTGTCCCCGTCATTGGTCATGGCGTTAAGCAGATGCCGGCTTTTTATAATCGTGAAAGTAATTTTGAAGTCGACCATCAACTAGATAGTTCGCAAGAAATTGCTGCGGCATTGAAAGCTAAGTGGGATGCAGACCTGAAAGGTGGCGTAGTAATCGCTAACCCAATTCCGCATGAGCACTCTATGCCACGTGATGTTATTGACGCAGCAATTGAGCAAGCGTTAAAAGAATTAGATGAGCAGGGCGTAAAAGGTAAGCAATCAACACCGTTTCTACTGTCACGGGTCAAAGAGTTGACTGGCGGTGATAGTTTAAAGTCCAACATCGAGTTAGTTATGAATAATGCGCGTTTAGCATCGAAAATTGCTGCGGATTATTGCAAGTTGTAA
- a CDS encoding PfkB family carbohydrate kinase, giving the protein MTEREQQILALIRQNPLISQKVLGEHLGISREAAASHIMNLTRKGYVRGKGYLLNDPLEVMVIGGCNLDIQGIPAKAGIAGDSLPGQVSMTPGGVGRNIAENIARLSHEVRMVSVVGADEAGQQLIAATADAGVDVSSIRQLSGRRTSVYLSILDHQHELVQAINDMDTINDLTPEVLADQASSIGHSKALVIDANLTSAALEYLFTRKPLAPVFADCVSASKAEKLKPWLNRIHCLKPNVMEAELLWGKPVKDQQDLKNCAQWFHAQGVAKIFISLGGDGLFASDGQQQLMIKPKPCKVISVSGAGDALMAGLVHSHLKNLDLNQTVDTAQACAAMALTYHSTVNPALSAAAVKRQLRK; this is encoded by the coding sequence ATGACAGAACGCGAACAACAAATTTTAGCTTTGATTAGACAAAACCCTTTGATTTCACAAAAGGTTCTTGGTGAACACTTAGGGATTAGTCGAGAAGCGGCCGCCAGTCATATTATGAACCTGACTCGTAAAGGCTATGTCCGCGGTAAAGGTTATTTACTGAACGATCCGCTAGAAGTAATGGTGATCGGCGGTTGTAACCTAGATATTCAGGGCATTCCTGCTAAAGCCGGGATTGCCGGTGATTCGTTGCCTGGACAAGTCTCAATGACCCCTGGTGGCGTCGGTAGAAATATTGCCGAAAATATCGCACGTTTGAGCCATGAAGTTCGCATGGTTTCAGTGGTGGGAGCTGATGAAGCGGGCCAGCAGTTGATTGCTGCGACAGCAGATGCAGGAGTTGATGTTTCATCAATTCGACAGCTTTCTGGCCGACGTACTTCAGTATATTTATCGATTCTTGATCATCAGCATGAACTAGTTCAGGCAATCAACGATATGGATACTATCAATGATTTAACGCCTGAAGTGTTGGCTGACCAAGCTTCTAGTATTGGTCATAGTAAAGCGCTGGTGATTGATGCCAATTTAACATCAGCTGCACTGGAATATTTATTTACTCGAAAGCCGCTAGCGCCTGTTTTTGCTGATTGTGTTTCAGCCAGTAAGGCTGAAAAATTAAAGCCTTGGTTAAACCGTATTCATTGTTTGAAACCCAATGTTATGGAAGCAGAATTATTATGGGGCAAGCCAGTTAAAGATCAGCAAGATTTAAAAAACTGTGCGCAATGGTTTCATGCTCAAGGTGTCGCCAAAATATTTATTAGTCTTGGTGGTGACGGTTTGTTTGCAAGTGATGGTCAGCAACAGCTGATGATTAAACCAAAGCCCTGCAAAGTTATTAGTGTTTCAGGTGCAGGAGATGCCTTAATGGCAGGCTTGGTACACAGCCATTTAAAAAATTTAGATTTAAACCAGACCGTAGATACCGCACAAGCTTGCGCGGCTATGGCTCTGACATATCACTCGACAGTTAATCCGGCGCTTAGCGCCGCTGCGGTTAAGCGACAGCTCAGGAAATAA